GCCCCACAGCCACGACGGCGTAACGTCCCAGTCTCCCCTCGTCCGTCAAATGCCCTGACGGCCGCCTTGCAGGCCGGCCATGTGCTGCATGGCATGGGGAGCGAAAACCGTCAGCGTCTCGCCCAACGCCTCACGGGCATAAGCGGCCGCGACCGTCATCCGCGCAAGCCGCGCGCGTAACTCCAGATTCTCCCGCTCCAGGTACTGCACGCGCTGCATGGCGTCTGCCACATCGGTGAGGGCATCGCCCGCCGGGTTGTGAGCGTCGGGCATGCCATCGAGCAGCGTCATGGCGCGCGCCAGGTTATGTTCCAATTGCTGCGCCCAGACAGACTGGCCGCCCGAGAGCGACGAGCCGAATGTCGGGGCCGCCGGAACTTCATACGCCGCACGCGCGCGCACGATGGCCTTCTGCACCGTACCGGCACTGGGACGGCGGGTCACGCCGGACTGTGCGATAAAGCGCAGATAAGTCTGTGCGCCGTAAATGCGATGCGCGGCCTTACATGCGTCTGCGAGAAACGCGTCGAGAAAGGCGGGGTTGTTGTGCGGATGTGCCGCATCGGCGTCACGTGCGGCGGCGAGCAAGGCAGCGTAGGTTGCATCGTCGAACTTCAAGGCGGAACGTGCCATCGCGATCTCCGGGTGCTTGCCGTATTCGGGGGGCTATGCGCGCCGATGGGCCATCGCTGGCGACATCGGCAACACCACAGTCGCGGGGACTACGGCAGGTAGTCCCCTTACACAACGTCAGGGCTTCGGGGCCGGTGCAGGCACCGGCGGCGTCCACTTACGCTTGGCGTTTGGGTCCTGCGTGACCGCAACGGCAACGGCCTCGGTGTAGTTCACCGTCACGGCATCGCCGACTTTCACGCCTTCGAGCAACTTCGGATCGTCCACGGCCACGTCGACGGTGCGCGACGGTCCACGCAGTGTCACGACATTCGCATTACGGTCGATCCGCTGTACGGTGGCCACGACTTTCAGGTTTCGTGCTGCATCGGCCGCCGGGCGCTGGCCCGGTGCAGCGCGATCGGCGCCTTCCGTCACGACACGGCTGCGAATACCATCGCCCGGCGCGACGGAAATGGCCACGGAGCGCTGATATGCCACGACCACTTTGTCACCCTTGCGCATCTGCTCGAAGTTCTGCACCTCCGGGCCGACGACGAACGTCACCGGTTTGCCGTGGTCGTCGGCCACTTGAATCGTGCGATTCTTGGCATCGACATTGAGCAGCGTGGTACGGAATTCGACCACACCGCCGCGCACGATAGGCGCCGGACGCGCTGCGTCCTGAGCATGCACCACCGTACCAAGCGACAACAGTCCGGCCAAAATCATGGCTTGCATAAGCTTCATGGTGAGTCCCTTTGTTATCGACGATATGCAATTCCCGCACGGGGATCGCAATTAGTTAATTGTCCGAAGAAAACAACGGGCTTGCAGTGACTTCGTGAAAACCCGAATGTTTCCGTTGGATGGTAACAAAATAATTCAAAGCTGCAATGTTATTTTGAGTTGCATGCGAAATATCTGCGAGATCGCGCGCTATTTAAATTACTCGCGAATCTCCATATGACGCCCCCTACCTCTCTATATATATGGGGAAACAAAGCATCGTCATTTGATATAGATCAACCCGTTTCTCGCCTCGACGCAGGAATCAAATCGCTTTTCCCGACAAAACGGATACAAGTTGTTACAAAATTACTCATGATGTTCAAGTAATTCTTAATCCGTTCGGATGATGTATTTGCGGCTTGACGATTTGCAATCCGAATTACTATTCTGAATCCTCATCGTTCTGGCGGCGCCGCACTGGCGCCGCGTTTGCACGTTGTCGTCGTCCCGTTCAATGCCGGTTTACGAATGAGGTCACACAGTGCCACTTCCACCCGCCCACCATGTCTTCCGACGACGCCCGCCCCGCCGGGCTGTACTGCCCCTCCTGATGAGTGTTCTGCTTGCCGCCGCCCCTGCCCTGGCGCAGGCCCCCGCCTCGGATAGCACACCGCCGGTGCAGGCCATGCCGGAGATGCAGCAAGTCGCCGTCGACGCTCTGACGTCCATGAGCCGGTATCTGCGTTCTCTGAAACGTTTTCACGTCGATGCCGATACGGTCACCGATGCCGTGTTGAGCACCGGCCAGAACGTAGGCTTTCTGCATCACACCGAAATGTCCGTTCAGCGCCCCGACAAGGTACGCGCCGTGGTGACAGGCCAAGCGCGCAATCGCGGGTTCGTCTACGACGGCAAGACTTTTACGCTGTATGACCAAACGCAGGGCAAGCGCTTCTACAGTCAGGCGAGTGCGCCCCCCACCGTCGACGCGTTAATTCGCGATATCGACGAAAAATACGGCGTAGGTCTGCCGTTGGCGGATCTCTTCTATTGGGGAATGGATGCAGACGACGCCGCACAACTGCGTTCGGCGCTCTTTATCGGACTGGATCGGGTCGGCGGCGAATGGTGCAACCATTACGCCTTTCAACAACCCGACGTCGATTGGGAATTATGGATTCGGGTCGGGTCGCGGCCACTACCGTGCCGTTTCGTGATCACGGATACTTCACAGCCTTCGCGCCCACGCCATTCGGTGAATTACCGCTGGGATGTGAATCCGACGTTCCCGGCGGGAACGTTCACCTATCGCGCCCCCGCTGGCGCGCAGCGCATCGAAATACGTCCGCCAGCCGCCATGCAGGACAGTGCGCCCGCCTCGGGAGGTTCGCAATGACTCGAGCAACCTCCCGCCTATCGAGCGGCAAGACGCCCAACAGATCCGGCGTTTCCACGCTAGCCCGTGCGACCTGCATCGCGGCGGCAACCCTAATTGCCCTGACGTCCACTGCCAGTCACGGATTCGGTTTCCGGGGCGGCGCGCGCACCAGCCTGCATGGTGGCGGCGCGGGTGGCGGCTTCCACGGCGGAGGCGCGCCCCACGAAGGCAACTTCGGCGCGGGCGGTGCACGAAGTGGCGCCCCCACACATGCCAACGCGGGCGGGCCTTCGGGTGGACCGCCACACAGTGGGGGGCAGCCTCCGGGCCCTCACCCCGGCCCCAATCCCTCACCGCCGTCACCCAATCCGGGTCCCCATCCGCCTGGCCCTGGCCCCAGTCCCGAGCCTCCGGGGCCGGGGCCGCACCCCCCACCGCCGCCTCCCGGACCGGGACCTGGGCCGGGCCCCCATCCTCCGCCGCCCCCGCCTGGACCGGGGCCGGGGCCCGGACCTCACCCGCCACCGCCGCCACCACCACCGCCCCCTCCACCACCACCTTACTGGGGCGGAGGATGGTATGACCCCGTGGCAGCGGCAGTCACCATCGGTGTCTCGGCCGCGATCATCGGCTCGACGGTTGCCTCGATACCGCCCAGTTGCGTGAGCACCGTGGTCAATAACGTCGCTTATCAACACTGCGGCGGGACGTGGTATCAGCCCGTCTACTCAGGCACGACCGTCCAGTTCGTTGTGGTTGCCGCACCGCGCTGACACGTAGGGCACGCCTTGTTCTGATGGCGCCGGAGATGAATTCCGGCGCCATCGGTCCAGCATGCTTGTAGGCAGGACAGCGAGAACGTTATCCTTGCCTCATGAACCGTCGCATTCTTATCGCTCCCGAAGACGTCGAACTCACAGCCATGCGCGCGCAAGGCGCCGGTGGTCAGAACGTCAACAAAGTTTCCAGCGCCATCCATCTCCGCTTCGACGTGATGCGCTCGTCCTTACCCGACGACGTCAAATTCCGGCTGCTGTCGCGCCTGGATCATCGCATCACTCAGGACGGCATCATCGTCATCAAGGCACAGCAGCATCGCTCTCAGGAACTCAACCGGGCCGATGCGCTTGCACGCCTGCAAGCGCTGGTCGATGCCGCTGCCGTATCGCCGCGCCGCCGCGTGCCGACACGCCCCACCCTCGGTAGCCAGATGCGTCGCCGGGATGCCAAGCAAGGCCGCTCCCGCGTCAAAGCGTCGCGAGGCAAGGTTCAGGCTGGCCGGGAAGATTGATGCTAATAACTATTATCTTTTATTGACGAAAGATATTTATTGTTATCTTTTTCGTGAAATGTGCCAAATGAAATGCTAAGATAAAGCATCATTTCCTGACAAAAGCATATCATCATGAGCTTCATGGAATCACTGGTGGTGGCCCGCAAAGATGCCGCCATGACACAAGCGGAACTCGCCGATCGGGCCGGATTGTCGCGCATGACCGTACAGAAAATGGAGTCCGGCGCGCTCGACCCGCGCATGTCGACCGTGCTGGAAATGGCGCGCGCTCTTGGGCTCGAACCCATGCTCGTACCGGCCAGCCTGCGTCAGGAAGTCGAAGCCTTTCTTCGCTCTGGCGGTAAATACCTCGCACAGCCCAGCGGCGTTTCCGCACCGCCTTCCATCGTCGAGACGCTCGCTCGCTAATCCGCTTTCCCGCGCTGGCTCCCGGATCTCTTCTTATGAACATCAAATATCTGCGCGCCTATCTGCACATGCCCGACGGGACACGTCGGGCCATCGGCTATCTGTCGCAATACGGCGACATACTGCGCATGTCGTTCGACGAGGACTACATTGCCGATGCGCAACGGCCGGTGCTCTCGCTGGCGTATCGCGGTGCCAATGAGACCGCGACGCGGGAGATTCTCGCGTCGCCACAAGATGCGCGTCTGGTGCGCACCGACGGCCGCTGGCCCGTATATTTCGAAAATCTGCTGCCAGAGGGTCATAACCGCGAACGCCTGGCAGCCGAGCGCCGCTGCAGTCCGGACGACGAATTCGAGTTGCTCGCCGCCGCCGGTCACGATCTGATGGGCGCGCTCGAAGTCGAGCCTGTGCCCGCGCGCGAGGGCGTGCCGGATGTCGTACACCGCTGGCATACGGCCCTCGGCCTCGAAATGGTGGAGCCGGGTTTCGTCGACACCCCGGTGGAAGACGCCGCCTCATTACCCGGTGTGGTGACCAAGTTCTCCGCGATTCGCGACGGACGTCGCTACATCGTCAAACGCCAGGGGCGCGCGGGCTCGGTCATTCTCAAGCTGCCGACGACACGTCATCCGGATCTCGTCGAGAACGAGTTCACGGGGTATCGGCTGTGCGAAGCCCTCGAGCTGGATTGCGCGAAGGCCGAGATCATTTCGCGACGCGATGCCGACTTGCCGGAGCAGGTGCCGTTCGAGCATATTCTCGCCGTGCCTCGATTCGACCGGCTGCCCGACGGGCGGCGCGTACACATGGAGGAATTCGCGCAGGTGCTGCAATATCCGCCACGCAGCAAGTACGGTCGCGGGCTCGATATCGACTACTCGACGATGTTGCGGGTGCTCGACCAACTGTCCGGCGAACCTGTGCGCGATGTGCGCGAGTTCCTGCGACGCCTGATTGCCTTCATCCTGCTCGGCAACACCGACGCCCATCTCAAGAACTGGGCGCTGACCTATCCCGACGCCCACACGCCGCAATTGGCACCGGTCTACGACCCGGTCTGCGTTGCCGCTTTTTTCCACGATGTCCCCGAATCTCACTACGGTGTGAATCGGGCCATCGACAAGACGTTGCGGGCCTTCGACTGGAACGCGCTGGAAGGTCTGCTCCGAGGTGCCGGGCTGCTGCGCGTCAGCCGGTTGACGGCCATTGCACGTGAAACCGTGCGCGAAGCGCAGGCCAAATGGCCCGCGCTGCTCGACGACGCGCCGAGCGCCGTGCGCGCCACCGTGCTCGAACGTCTGAGCGGCGGCGTTGCCCTGACGGCCTGACATACCGTCTCAACAGCTTTCCCACCTCTCAAAAATATTACCCGGGTGATATTGCAATTCAAATAACACCCGGGTAATATTCGCCGGTACCGACAATTGCTATCGCTACCGGAGTCTTCTGTGCCCGCCCATTCCCTCGGATATACCGTCTTTCGCGACATGCGTCGTATCGCGTCGGGCTCGCTCGCCGATGCGGCCATTGCCTTTCAACAGGCGATGATTGCCGATCCTCACGCTTGCGTCCTGATCTTCGACAACCTGACCGGAGACACGCGCGATGTCGACGTGCGCGGCTCGGCGGCCGACATTCGGGCGCGGTATCCCACGCCGACAGTAAGCGCGGCACCGGCCGTACCCGATGAGGCGCCGGCCAAAGGGCGAGGCCGCCCCAAGCTCGGCGTGGTCGCGCGCGAAATCACGTTGTTGCCGCGCCACTGGGATTGGCTGTCGGAGCAACCGGGCGGGGCGTCCGTCGTGTTGCGCAAGTTGGTGGACGAGGCACGTCGCAAGCACGCTGGGCGAGACCTGCTGCGGCGCGCACAGGAGCGGGCCTACAGCTTCATGTCCACCATCGCGGGCGATTTGCCCGACTTCGAAGAAGCGTCGCGTGCGCTCTTCGCTCACGACATCGACGCGTTGGGCACTCGCATCGCCGGCTGGCCTGAGGACGTCCGCACCCACTTGCTGCGACTCGCGTCCACGGACGATCTTGTCGACGCCGCCTAAGGCGGCTTGAGGCAACATGAGGCGGCTTTGACTTAAGCCGATCTCAAGCCGACCGACCAGGGGCGTGCATCACGCCCCGACTCCCTGATTTCACTGCTCACCGGGCGGCCCGCCGCCCCGGATAGGGCACCGCTTTGCCTGTCGTTTGTATCCCCTTTCCGTTCATGACATGACTCAGGAAACTCAGACCATGACGCAACAAATCTCCACACCTCCAGCGCCGCCGCGGCCACTCTGGCGCACGTGGCTCATGATCGCCGTGCCGATGATGCTGACCAATGCGCTCCAATCCATTGCGGGCACGGTCGACGGCATCTACCTCGGCCACCTGATCGGCATCGACGCGATCGCTGCGGTCTCGGCGTTCTTCCCCGTCTTTTTCTTTCTGCTGGCTATCGTGATCGGCCTGTCGGCCGGTGCGACGGTCATGATCGGACAGGCGTGGGGCGCACGCGACCTGGCCCGGGCGAGAAACATCGCCGGCACCGCGCTTGTGATGATGTGCGTGGCAGGTGCCGTCATCAGTGTCGCCGGCGGCCTGTTCGCCACACCGCTCATGCGGGCCCTCGGCACGCCCGCCAGCGTGTTCGACGCCGCAACCGACTACGCGCGCTGGATGCTCATCGGCATGCCGATCGTGTTCTTGCTCTGGCTGACGACCTCCATGAGTCGCGGCACGGGCGACGCGATCTCGCCGCTCTTCACCTTGTTGATTGCGACGATGCTCTCGCTCGGCTTCACGCCAGCGTTCATCTACGGGTGGGGCCCCTTCCCCCGGCTCGGCGTTGCCAGCGCCGCGGCGTCGACACTGCTTGCCTTCGCCATTGCGCTGTTGTGGATGGCGACTGACTGGCGTCGCAAATCACACCCGCTCGCGCCCAATCGGGATCTGTGGCGCGCCGTTCGCTGGAATCCGGCACTGGCACGCGGCATGTTGCGCATCGGAGTGCCGGCAGCCCTGCAGATGTTCACGATGGCCATCGCCGAAATGGCACTCCTCGGCATGGTCAATCGCCATGGCGCGAACGCCACCGCCGCCTACGGCGCCGTCACCCAGGTGATGAGCTGGTTACAACTCCCCGTCATGACGCTGGGCATTACCGCATCGATTCTCTGCGCACACGCCATTGGCGCAGGTCGCAGCGAACGCATCGGCGCCATCGTGCGCACCGGCTTTCTCTGCAACCTCGTCTTGACGGGAAGTCTGATCGTGCTGGTCTGTCTTGCCGCCCCCACCATCATGCGCGGCTTTCTGACGGACCCGACGGTACTCGCGCTCGCCACGCACCTGCTCTATATCGTGGCGTGGAGCGTCATGCTGATGGGCATGACGGCGATCATGGTCGGCGCCATGCGGGCGAGTGGAAAGGTGTGGATACCGATGTTGCTTGGCGTCGTCGGGCTACTGGGGATCGAAGTGCCCGCCGCGCTGGTTTTCGAGCGGATCGCCGGACTCACCGGGATCTGGTGGGCGTATCCGCTCGCTTTCGTCGCGATGTTCGCGATGCAGGGCCTGTGTTATCGCGCCTTCCGGCGGGCATCGTGCCGCGCCCAGAAGAACATCAGCATGCCGGCACAGGACAGCAAGACACCGACCCAACCGGTCGACGTCCAGCCGTAACCGGCAGAAATCGCCACGCCACCGAGCCACGCACCGGCGGCGTTGGCCATATTGAATGCCGAATGATTGAGCGCCGCCGCCAGTGTCTGGGCTTCCCCCGCGACATCCATCAGACGAATCTGCAAGGCCGGTCCGATGATGATGATGGTGCCGATGGCCAGCACGTTGACACCCGCCAGCCACGGACTTGCCGACGTGAAGGTAAACGCGCCGAGCAGGAGCGCCGACCAGATCAGTGTGCCGCCGATCGC
This window of the Pandoraea fibrosis genome carries:
- a CDS encoding DUF2239 family protein yields the protein MRRIASGSLADAAIAFQQAMIADPHACVLIFDNLTGDTRDVDVRGSAADIRARYPTPTVSAAPAVPDEAPAKGRGRPKLGVVAREITLLPRHWDWLSEQPGGASVVLRKLVDEARRKHAGRDLLRRAQERAYSFMSTIAGDLPDFEEASRALFAHDIDALGTRIAGWPEDVRTHLLRLASTDDLVDAA
- a CDS encoding helix-turn-helix transcriptional regulator yields the protein MSFMESLVVARKDAAMTQAELADRAGLSRMTVQKMESGALDPRMSTVLEMARALGLEPMLVPASLRQEVEAFLRSGGKYLAQPSGVSAPPSIVETLAR
- a CDS encoding DUF2092 domain-containing protein — encoded protein: MSVLLAAAPALAQAPASDSTPPVQAMPEMQQVAVDALTSMSRYLRSLKRFHVDADTVTDAVLSTGQNVGFLHHTEMSVQRPDKVRAVVTGQARNRGFVYDGKTFTLYDQTQGKRFYSQASAPPTVDALIRDIDEKYGVGLPLADLFYWGMDADDAAQLRSALFIGLDRVGGEWCNHYAFQQPDVDWELWIRVGSRPLPCRFVITDTSQPSRPRHSVNYRWDVNPTFPAGTFTYRAPAGAQRIEIRPPAAMQDSAPASGGSQ
- a CDS encoding MATE family efflux transporter, producing the protein MTQQISTPPAPPRPLWRTWLMIAVPMMLTNALQSIAGTVDGIYLGHLIGIDAIAAVSAFFPVFFFLLAIVIGLSAGATVMIGQAWGARDLARARNIAGTALVMMCVAGAVISVAGGLFATPLMRALGTPASVFDAATDYARWMLIGMPIVFLLWLTTSMSRGTGDAISPLFTLLIATMLSLGFTPAFIYGWGPFPRLGVASAAASTLLAFAIALLWMATDWRRKSHPLAPNRDLWRAVRWNPALARGMLRIGVPAALQMFTMAIAEMALLGMVNRHGANATAAYGAVTQVMSWLQLPVMTLGITASILCAHAIGAGRSERIGAIVRTGFLCNLVLTGSLIVLVCLAAPTIMRGFLTDPTVLALATHLLYIVAWSVMLMGMTAIMVGAMRASGKVWIPMLLGVVGLLGIEVPAALVFERIAGLTGIWWAYPLAFVAMFAMQGLCYRAFRRASCRAQKNISMPAQDSKTPTQPVDVQP
- a CDS encoding type II toxin-antitoxin system HipA family toxin, with protein sequence MNIKYLRAYLHMPDGTRRAIGYLSQYGDILRMSFDEDYIADAQRPVLSLAYRGANETATREILASPQDARLVRTDGRWPVYFENLLPEGHNRERLAAERRCSPDDEFELLAAAGHDLMGALEVEPVPAREGVPDVVHRWHTALGLEMVEPGFVDTPVEDAASLPGVVTKFSAIRDGRRYIVKRQGRAGSVILKLPTTRHPDLVENEFTGYRLCEALELDCAKAEIISRRDADLPEQVPFEHILAVPRFDRLPDGRRVHMEEFAQVLQYPPRSKYGRGLDIDYSTMLRVLDQLSGEPVRDVREFLRRLIAFILLGNTDAHLKNWALTYPDAHTPQLAPVYDPVCVAAFFHDVPESHYGVNRAIDKTLRAFDWNALEGLLRGAGLLRVSRLTAIARETVREAQAKWPALLDDAPSAVRATVLERLSGGVALTA
- the arfB gene encoding alternative ribosome rescue aminoacyl-tRNA hydrolase ArfB, with the translated sequence MNRRILIAPEDVELTAMRAQGAGGQNVNKVSSAIHLRFDVMRSSLPDDVKFRLLSRLDHRITQDGIIVIKAQQHRSQELNRADALARLQALVDAAAVSPRRRVPTRPTLGSQMRRRDAKQGRSRVKASRGKVQAGRED